A genomic region of Haliotis asinina isolate JCU_RB_2024 chromosome 1, JCU_Hal_asi_v2, whole genome shotgun sequence contains the following coding sequences:
- the LOC137277846 gene encoding interleukin 17-like protein: MTYTLALRRAFRVRRTSVNCTIPEDINTMFAELNTHLNTSMFLQVNSALTRYLPNELNTNLVFDRMHRYGGRTCPDVVTEDVNAPLSERSLCPWYYEADEMPAGHYPSVIPQATCKCTNCVQHSRSGCERVSTTVRVLKETGCMAGFQTYTAELRVHHVGCVCVGRRLESNPAPLTTTTAPTPNPCGAWGCAD; the protein is encoded by the coding sequence ATGACTTATACGCTAGCCCTGAGGAGGGCTTTCAGGGTGAGGCGAACATCGGTCAACTGCACCATTCCTGAAGATATCAACACGATGTTCGCTGAACTAAACACACACCTCAACACATCCATGTTCCTCCAAGTTAACTCGGCGTTAACACGCTACCTCCCGAATGAACTCAACACCAACCTCGTCTTCGACAGAATGCACAGATACGGGGGGAGGACGTGTCCGGATGTCGTCACGGAAGACGTGAACGCCCCGTTGTCTGAACGCTCTCTGTGTCCGTGGTATTACGAGGCTGACGAAATGCCCGCTGGTCACTACCCATCCGTCATCCCCCAGGCCACCTGTAAATGTACTAACTGTGTCCAGCACAGCCGTAGTGGGTGCGAGAGGGTGTCCACCACGGTTCGGGTGTTGAAGGAGACTGGTTGCATGGCTGGGTTCCAGACCTACACAGCGGAGCTAAGGGTCCACCATGTcgggtgtgtctgtgttgggcGCCGTCTCGAAAGTAATCCTGCGCCATTAACCACTACAACAGCACCAACGCCTAACCCATGTGGTGCATGGGGATGTGCTGACTGA